A portion of the Ferviditalea candida genome contains these proteins:
- the bioC gene encoding malonyl-ACP O-methyltransferase BioC: MKEITTVQSSEEQLHQPFLEAKLNKELVRKHFDRHAREYDQYAEVQRDMGQKLLEAVDLQHGRRRFRKVLEIGCGTGHLTRIMSTQFPRPDAYTAIDLSPEMIEVAKSKLGERAREMTFIAGDAEALSAEIAAAHPGAYDLIISNATFQWFNNPIQTIRTYLKCLQPGGILAFATFGPDTFFELHDSFAFAESTLGLKPQYHGQPYPGSELWRQVDSDETVTIQQWDEEYLQVTYPNVRDFLYQIKRIGAGNAMDSREEPGIRTGKELFRRMEKRYAERHAASNGGIQATYHILTAIIAKTD, encoded by the coding sequence ATGAAGGAGATTACGACCGTTCAATCCTCGGAGGAGCAGTTGCATCAACCCTTCCTGGAAGCCAAGTTGAATAAAGAGCTGGTGCGCAAGCATTTTGACCGGCATGCCCGGGAATATGATCAATACGCCGAAGTGCAGCGGGACATGGGACAGAAGCTGCTTGAAGCGGTGGATTTGCAGCACGGCCGGCGAAGATTCCGCAAAGTGCTGGAGATCGGATGCGGAACCGGCCATTTGACACGCATAATGTCCACGCAGTTTCCCCGGCCGGACGCTTATACGGCGATCGATCTTTCTCCGGAGATGATCGAGGTCGCAAAGTCCAAGCTCGGCGAACGCGCCCGGGAAATGACGTTCATTGCCGGAGATGCGGAAGCGCTGTCGGCCGAAATTGCGGCGGCGCATCCGGGCGCATACGATCTGATTATCTCTAATGCGACCTTCCAATGGTTCAACAATCCGATTCAGACGATCCGGACCTATTTGAAATGCCTGCAGCCCGGCGGGATTCTCGCGTTTGCCACCTTCGGCCCGGATACTTTCTTCGAGCTGCATGACTCCTTTGCCTTCGCGGAAAGCACGCTGGGGTTGAAGCCGCAGTATCACGGACAGCCTTATCCCGGCAGCGAACTATGGCGGCAGGTTGATTCCGATGAAACGGTAACGATCCAGCAGTGGGACGAAGAATACCTGCAGGTGACCTATCCCAATGTTCGGGATTTCCTGTACCAGATCAAGCGCATCGGCGCCGGCAACGCGATGGACAGCCGGGAGGAGCCCGGCATCCGCACCGGCAAGGAGCTGTTTAGACGGATGGAAAAAAGGTATGCCGAGCGGCATGCCGCTTCTAACGGAGGAATTCAAGCGACATATCATATCTTGACGGCAATAATCGCGAAGACGGATTAG
- a CDS encoding alpha/beta fold hydrolase, which yields MNARILWIHGWGMSSGIFAHAVRRLEGFEHHFVSFADCAKPEQLLPAVLGKLRERSGPWTVIGWSMGAMLALESLFAAAVDVHPECGNAETRKNSEVQIDSLIVIAGTLGFASADRMKGWPPRVLERMKKQLAGERPEAVLEAFKRSMFSPEEIASQPDRIETAAACPADFGSEGLQAGLDYLLRTDLASRWDHWFKRDAVWPGRLRWIHGEQDAICPVGAVPELPDRNRIIFPGTGHAPFLTREAEFIHYIKEFLQ from the coding sequence ATGAACGCAAGGATCTTGTGGATTCACGGTTGGGGAATGTCCTCCGGGATATTTGCGCATGCGGTGCGGCGTTTGGAGGGCTTTGAGCATCATTTCGTCAGTTTTGCGGACTGCGCGAAGCCTGAACAATTATTGCCGGCAGTTCTCGGCAAATTGCGCGAGCGCTCCGGCCCATGGACGGTGATCGGCTGGTCGATGGGCGCCATGCTGGCGCTGGAGTCGCTGTTTGCGGCAGCCGTTGACGTGCATCCGGAATGCGGAAATGCAGAGACTCGGAAAAACTCCGAAGTTCAGATAGACAGCTTGATTGTGATTGCCGGGACGCTGGGCTTTGCAAGCGCGGACCGGATGAAGGGCTGGCCGCCGCGCGTCTTGGAACGGATGAAGAAGCAGCTTGCAGGGGAGCGGCCTGAAGCCGTATTGGAAGCATTCAAACGCTCGATGTTCAGTCCGGAAGAAATTGCGAGTCAGCCGGACCGGATTGAAACGGCGGCCGCTTGTCCCGCAGATTTCGGGTCCGAGGGGCTGCAGGCCGGGCTGGATTATTTGTTGCGCACTGATCTTGCCTCGCGGTGGGACCATTGGTTCAAGCGGGACGCCGTTTGGCCCGGGCGCCTGCGGTGGATTCACGGCGAGCAGGACGCGATTTGTCCGGTGGGCGCGGTACCGGAGCTTCCGGATCGGAATCGGATCATCTTTCCGGGAACGGGGCATGCCCCGTTTTTGACGCGGGAGGCCGAATTTATTCATTACATCAAGGAGTTTTTGCAATGA
- the bioF gene encoding 8-amino-7-oxononanoate synthase: protein MTTSDRWQWMRDELEQLKRKAQYRTLHATAMAGEGWIVKNGRSMLNLASNDYLGLGQAPYERPSGPDAENDLPVSTSDSSCAADILHPSGLRAGSGASRLITGHDPVYALFEQEFAAFKGTEGCLVFGSGYMANIGIISSILQRGDEVFSDRLNHASIVDGIILSRAEIHRYRHKDLDHLESLLKKSEPGKKKLIVTDAVFSMDGDLAPLAELVELKERYGAMLMVDEAHSGGVYGQLGEGLVHALGLGVRVDIQMGTFSKAYGVYGAYAAGDSILIEYLINKARSFIFTTALPPMVVQAVHDHWQRSVREGWRREQLHEKSAWFRERLKALGFDTGLSESQIIPLMIGGNREAVAFAEKLQEAGIAAVAIRPPTVPEGEARIRFSLMATHTYSDLEQALGTIEAIGKDLSIV from the coding sequence ATGACGACATCTGACCGCTGGCAGTGGATGCGCGATGAACTGGAGCAGTTGAAGCGGAAAGCGCAGTACCGGACATTGCATGCAACGGCAATGGCAGGGGAAGGCTGGATCGTCAAGAACGGGCGAAGCATGCTGAATTTGGCTTCCAACGATTATTTGGGATTGGGGCAAGCTCCCTATGAGCGGCCGTCCGGCCCGGATGCTGAGAACGATCTGCCCGTTTCTACTTCAGATTCCTCCTGTGCCGCCGATATTCTCCATCCTTCCGGCCTTCGTGCGGGGTCCGGGGCTTCCCGGCTGATTACCGGGCATGATCCCGTATACGCTTTGTTTGAACAGGAGTTTGCCGCGTTTAAAGGAACTGAAGGCTGCCTGGTGTTCGGAAGCGGCTATATGGCCAATATCGGCATCATCTCTTCGATCCTGCAGCGGGGAGACGAGGTGTTCAGCGACCGGCTGAACCACGCCAGCATTGTGGACGGGATCATTCTCAGCCGGGCCGAGATTCACCGTTACCGGCATAAAGATCTGGATCATCTGGAATCGTTGCTGAAAAAGTCCGAGCCCGGGAAAAAGAAGCTGATCGTTACCGACGCCGTCTTCAGCATGGACGGAGATCTCGCGCCGTTGGCGGAGCTTGTGGAGCTGAAGGAACGGTACGGGGCCATGCTGATGGTGGATGAAGCGCACAGCGGAGGCGTCTACGGGCAGCTCGGCGAAGGGCTGGTTCATGCGCTGGGATTGGGCGTCCGGGTCGACATTCAGATGGGCACGTTCAGCAAAGCTTATGGCGTATACGGAGCCTATGCGGCTGGAGATTCGATCCTGATCGAATATTTGATTAATAAGGCAAGGAGCTTTATCTTTACGACCGCGCTTCCTCCGATGGTGGTGCAGGCTGTTCACGATCACTGGCAGCGGTCTGTGCGCGAGGGCTGGAGGCGGGAGCAGCTGCATGAGAAATCGGCTTGGTTTCGCGAGCGGCTGAAAGCTCTGGGCTTCGATACGGGATTAAGCGAGAGCCAGATCATCCCGCTGATGATCGGCGGCAACCGGGAGGCGGTCGCCTTCGCGGAGAAGCTGCAGGAAGCGGGCATCGCTGCTGTCGCGATTCGTCCCCCGACCGTTCCCGAGGGGGAGGCCAGGATCCGTTTTTCGCTGATGGCTACCCATACGTATTCCGATCTTGAGCAAGCGCTTGGAACGATTGAAGCCATCGGAAAGGATCTGTCCATTGTATGA
- the bioB gene encoding biotin synthase BioB, translating into MLELKSGWRELAEKSLRGELLTMEEGLSVLESDDDELLAVMHAAFKVRKHYFGKKVKLNLIINAKSGLCPEDCGYCSQSIVSDAPISKYPLLEKDVLLEGARQALDMKVGTYCIVASGRGPTDRELDQVIEAVKEIKSNMPLKICACLGILKEEQAARLKEAGVDRYNHNLNTSASHFEQITTTHTYDDRVQTVEKVKASGMSPCSGCIVGMGESNREIVEIAYALRELDADSIPVNFLNSIPGTPLENQHELNPRKALKVLALMRFICPTKEIRIAGGREVNLRTLQPMGLYAANSIFVGDYLTTKGQEATEDHRMIEDLGFEIELCAL; encoded by the coding sequence ATGCTTGAATTGAAATCCGGTTGGCGGGAATTGGCGGAAAAATCGCTTCGCGGGGAGCTTCTGACGATGGAGGAAGGTTTGTCGGTGCTGGAGTCGGACGATGATGAGCTGCTGGCCGTCATGCACGCGGCATTCAAAGTCCGGAAGCATTACTTCGGAAAAAAGGTCAAGCTGAATCTGATCATTAACGCCAAGAGCGGTCTCTGCCCCGAGGATTGCGGATATTGCTCGCAATCGATCGTATCCGACGCGCCGATCAGCAAATATCCGCTTCTGGAAAAGGATGTGCTGCTTGAAGGAGCCAGACAGGCGCTGGATATGAAAGTGGGAACCTACTGCATCGTCGCCAGCGGCCGCGGACCGACCGACCGTGAATTGGATCAGGTGATCGAAGCGGTTAAGGAAATCAAATCGAACATGCCGCTAAAAATATGCGCCTGCCTCGGCATATTGAAGGAGGAGCAGGCCGCCAGGCTGAAGGAAGCGGGAGTTGACCGCTACAATCACAATTTGAACACCAGCGCGTCCCATTTTGAACAAATCACGACGACACATACCTATGACGACCGTGTCCAAACCGTGGAAAAGGTCAAAGCCTCCGGCATGTCTCCCTGCTCCGGCTGCATCGTCGGGATGGGCGAATCCAACCGGGAAATCGTGGAGATTGCTTATGCGCTGAGAGAGTTGGACGCAGATTCGATTCCCGTCAATTTTCTGAATTCCATTCCCGGCACGCCTTTGGAAAATCAACATGAACTGAATCCCCGCAAGGCGTTGAAGGTGCTTGCCCTGATGCGGTTCATCTGTCCGACCAAGGAAATCCGCATCGCCGGCGGCCGCGAGGTGAATTTGCGTACGCTGCAGCCGATGGGCTTGTATGCGGCCAATTCGATTTTTGTCGGCGACTATCTGACCACCAAAGGGCAGGAAGCGACGGAGGATCATCGCATGATCGAAGACCTCGGCTTTGAAATCGAGCTGTGCGCGCTGTAG
- the bioD gene encoding dethiobiotin synthase: protein MAIKGWFVTGTDTGVGKTQIASGLAALAGNKLGTPVGLWKPVQSGVSPGSPEADSFRLKMGSGLPLDETELVTVSLPEPLAPWMAARRSGVELDFAALVEEGRRRLAKDPFLIVEGAGGITVPITSRELMADLALQLELPLVIVARPGLGTVNHTLLTVSYARSRGLEIFGVILNGCRNTDDPSVRENSMMIEHFGGVRVIGILPWFKHPTDANDRWDDWRTQWVERMERNLDLSDWL, encoded by the coding sequence ATGGCTATAAAAGGATGGTTCGTCACGGGAACTGATACGGGGGTAGGAAAAACACAGATTGCTTCAGGACTGGCGGCGCTCGCCGGAAACAAGCTGGGGACCCCGGTCGGCCTGTGGAAGCCGGTGCAAAGCGGGGTGTCTCCCGGTTCGCCGGAGGCCGACAGCTTCCGGCTGAAAATGGGCAGCGGCTTGCCGCTAGACGAAACGGAGCTCGTGACGGTGTCGCTGCCTGAACCGCTGGCCCCATGGATGGCCGCGCGGAGAAGCGGAGTGGAGCTGGACTTTGCGGCGCTTGTGGAGGAGGGGCGCAGGAGACTGGCCAAGGATCCGTTTTTGATCGTGGAAGGAGCCGGCGGAATTACGGTACCGATTACCTCGCGGGAACTGATGGCGGATCTGGCGCTGCAGCTGGAGCTTCCGCTTGTCATTGTCGCCCGGCCGGGTTTGGGAACGGTCAATCATACGCTGCTGACCGTGTCCTATGCGCGATCCAGAGGATTGGAGATTTTCGGGGTCATTCTGAACGGCTGCCGCAATACGGACGATCCTTCCGTAAGAGAGAACTCCATGATGATCGAGCATTTTGGCGGCGTGCGTGTAATCGGCATTTTGCCGTGGTTCAAACATCCGACAGATGCGAACGATCGGTGGGATGACTGGAGAACGCAGTGGGTTGAACGGATGGAACGGAATTTGGATTTGTCCGATTGGTTGTAA
- a CDS encoding inositol monophosphatase family protein: protein MVQQSEIPYVIGNKSFTAVAINTAAKAGEWIKSKLGEFNSLNRKSSHRDLVTEIDKGAEAMIRNLLHTYFPEHSFLGEESVGQESESFEKAIRGAMEAEYMWIVDPIDGTTNFVHGFPFYSVSIALAHKGEVIVGVVYDPSRDEIFVAEKGKGAYVGGQKMRVSAESKLTESLIATGFPVSRQEAYDVNMKGIGALASRVRNIRTTGSAALHMAYVAAGRLSGFWEVGLNPWDLAAGVLLVTESGGRVTDMNGEPYSLKLRNVLASNGAIHDEFQRVLEDEGAVL, encoded by the coding sequence GTGGTTCAACAATCTGAGATTCCTTATGTGATAGGAAATAAAAGCTTTACTGCTGTTGCGATAAATACGGCGGCTAAAGCCGGCGAATGGATTAAAAGCAAGCTCGGGGAATTCAACAGTCTGAATCGGAAAAGCTCGCATCGCGATCTGGTTACCGAGATTGACAAAGGCGCCGAGGCAATGATCCGCAATTTGCTGCATACTTACTTTCCGGAGCATTCGTTTTTAGGGGAGGAAAGTGTCGGGCAGGAGAGCGAATCCTTCGAAAAGGCGATTAGGGGTGCAATGGAAGCGGAGTACATGTGGATTGTCGATCCGATTGACGGAACCACCAATTTCGTGCACGGCTTTCCGTTTTATTCGGTATCCATTGCGCTTGCGCATAAGGGGGAAGTAATCGTCGGCGTGGTCTACGATCCTTCGCGCGATGAGATCTTCGTTGCGGAGAAGGGCAAAGGGGCGTATGTCGGGGGACAAAAAATGAGGGTTTCCGCGGAAAGCAAACTGACGGAGAGCTTGATCGCCACCGGTTTTCCGGTCTCCCGGCAAGAGGCCTACGATGTGAATATGAAAGGGATCGGGGCGTTGGCCTCGAGGGTGAGGAATATCCGCACGACCGGCTCGGCGGCGCTGCATATGGCGTATGTTGCCGCAGGCCGCTTGAGCGGCTTTTGGGAGGTAGGCCTCAACCCTTGGGATTTGGCTGCCGGAGTGCTGCTGGTCACGGAGTCGGGCGGCAGGGTGACGGATATGAACGGAGAGCCGTATTCGTTGAAGCTCCGGAATGTCCTGGCATCCAACGGGGCCATTCATGATGAATTTCAGAGAGTGCTGGAGGATGAGGGGGCGGTGCTGTAA
- the uvsE gene encoding UV DNA damage repair endonuclease UvsE, with translation MIVRFGYAAMSSIVKNASPSKTMTAAQFVKIADKEAAVRKLERIAAENLRNTLRLLYHNRAHDIRLYRFSSRLIPLYGHEMLNGWDPIGALKDLFAEIGGYAAEHGMRVGFHPEHYTVLSTPREDVFQSSVKDLQRHVGMLEAMGLNESAKCNIHIGGSYGNKEKAMDRFLRQCRQLPKAVRDRLTLENDDKTFDAAETLSACKQLGLPMVLDIHHHKVNRGGKELCDLWPEIQQTWDGEGELPPKIHASSPKSDKDPRGHADYVNAQELLRFLREIAACTPRLDVMLEAKMKDQALFRLMDAWKAETGVEVLDQGSIAVS, from the coding sequence ATGATTGTTCGTTTCGGATATGCGGCCATGTCGTCTATTGTGAAGAATGCTTCCCCGTCAAAGACGATGACCGCTGCCCAGTTTGTAAAAATTGCCGATAAAGAAGCGGCTGTACGGAAGCTGGAGCGGATTGCCGCGGAAAATCTGCGAAATACGCTGCGGTTGCTTTATCATAATCGGGCTCATGATATCCGGCTTTATCGTTTCTCTTCGCGGTTGATTCCGCTATACGGCCATGAGATGCTCAACGGTTGGGACCCGATCGGCGCCCTTAAAGACCTGTTTGCGGAGATCGGCGGGTATGCCGCCGAGCACGGCATGAGGGTCGGCTTCCATCCGGAGCATTATACCGTTCTCAGTACCCCCAGGGAGGATGTTTTTCAAAGCTCTGTCAAGGATCTGCAGCGCCATGTCGGGATGCTGGAAGCCATGGGCCTGAATGAATCCGCAAAATGCAATATTCATATCGGGGGCTCGTACGGGAACAAGGAAAAAGCGATGGACAGATTTTTGCGGCAGTGTCGGCAGCTGCCCAAAGCCGTTCGGGACAGATTGACGCTGGAGAACGACGACAAGACCTTCGATGCGGCGGAAACGCTGTCGGCCTGCAAGCAGCTTGGTCTGCCGATGGTGCTGGACATCCATCATCACAAGGTAAACCGCGGCGGCAAGGAGCTTTGCGACTTATGGCCGGAAATTCAGCAAACCTGGGATGGCGAGGGGGAGCTGCCTCCGAAGATTCACGCATCCAGTCCCAAGAGCGACAAAGATCCCAGAGGCCACGCCGACTATGTCAATGCGCAGGAACTGCTGCGTTTTTTGCGGGAGATAGCCGCGTGCACGCCGCGCTTAGACGTGATGCTTGAAGCCAAAATGAAGGATCAGGCGCTGTTCCGCTTGATGGACGCCTGGAAGGCCGAAACGGGCGTCGAGGTGCTGGATCAGGGTTCGATCGCCGTGAGCTAA
- a CDS encoding D-alanine--D-alanine ligase — MSKQIRVGVIYGGKSGEHEVSLQTALAVINAMDHSKYEIIPVYITKNGEWRIGKQLAGQVKSKDELAFQGENRLTAHALGPIFNRDEPSVQISSAQSQGASPTAPVDVVFPLLHGTFGEDGTIQGLLEMADIPYVGAGVLASAVGMDKVMMKKIYAQEGLPQCLYRHFTRHQWEKDREFAITEIEVTLGYPCFVKPANLGSSVGITKAKKREELIEAVDLAFRFDRKVIVEEAIDAREIEVSVLGNEEPRASLPGEIVPSNEFYDYKAKYIDGKSSMIIPAELPPEQIEELRELAIRAFKAIDGSGLSRVDFFVGRNDGRIMINEINTMPGFTPYSMYPLLWKESGVSYGELLDELIRLAVQRHEEKRKIRYEFDSEQE; from the coding sequence ATGAGTAAGCAAATACGAGTTGGCGTAATTTATGGAGGGAAATCGGGGGAGCATGAGGTTTCCCTGCAAACAGCGCTTGCTGTGATCAATGCAATGGATCATTCGAAATATGAGATTATTCCGGTGTACATTACGAAAAACGGAGAATGGCGAATCGGAAAGCAGCTTGCGGGGCAGGTGAAATCGAAGGATGAGCTCGCGTTTCAAGGCGAAAACCGGTTGACAGCGCATGCGCTGGGACCGATCTTCAACAGGGATGAACCGTCCGTGCAGATCAGCTCGGCTCAAAGCCAAGGTGCGTCGCCGACTGCTCCGGTCGATGTGGTTTTTCCGCTGCTGCACGGCACATTTGGCGAAGACGGCACAATCCAGGGGCTGCTGGAAATGGCGGACATCCCTTATGTCGGTGCCGGCGTATTGGCCTCAGCCGTCGGCATGGATAAAGTGATGATGAAAAAAATATATGCACAGGAAGGTCTCCCGCAGTGTTTATATCGCCATTTTACACGTCATCAATGGGAGAAGGACCGGGAATTTGCGATAACTGAAATCGAAGTGACGCTGGGTTATCCTTGCTTCGTCAAGCCGGCAAATTTGGGCTCTAGCGTAGGTATCACGAAAGCAAAAAAACGCGAAGAGCTGATTGAGGCAGTCGATCTGGCATTCCGTTTTGACCGGAAGGTGATCGTGGAGGAGGCGATTGACGCCAGAGAAATCGAGGTCAGCGTGCTCGGCAATGAAGAACCGCGCGCATCGCTGCCGGGCGAGATTGTTCCTTCCAATGAATTTTACGATTATAAAGCGAAATACATCGACGGCAAGTCCTCGATGATCATTCCCGCCGAGCTGCCGCCGGAGCAGATTGAGGAGCTTCGGGAGCTTGCCATCCGGGCATTTAAGGCAATCGACGGCTCCGGCCTGTCAAGGGTCGATTTCTTCGTTGGCCGCAATGACGGGAGGATCATGATCAACGAGATCAACACGATGCCCGGGTTCACCCCTTACAGCATGTACCCGCTGCTGTGGAAGGAGTCCGGGGTATCCTACGGAGAGCTGTTGGACGAACTGATTCGTTTGGCGGTCCAAAGGCACGAAGAAAAACGGAAAATCCGGTATGAATTTGATTCGGAACAGGAATAA
- a CDS encoding amidase domain-containing protein, producing the protein MSQRWKSAVYQYVRHHNRMEVEYTIEPLPDFVADKAYIRMQNNRLSRIAQAHKDRKLRPSQCQTRVKFLHLTERGDEAEVYLQLHKLHNYGPRHVEQKIEREKLNLREQNGRWLITAVSVDLSEKNEASRWVPEAKTPSPIPYVFPEAAGRTQPGPYLNQQILSSEPLPRPVKYDRWKAQQYAEAHWNRPNPAFVDMEVDCSNFVSQCLYAGGAPMNYTGRRDNGWWYKGLQQHQELWSYSWSVAQSLQAYLSSSKAGLRAQAVESPYQLAIGDVITYDWDGDSRYQHSVIVTAHAPDGAPLVNARTTDSRHRYWEYKDSYAWTERTKYKFFHISDYF; encoded by the coding sequence ATGAGCCAAAGATGGAAATCGGCGGTCTATCAATATGTTCGTCATCACAATCGGATGGAAGTCGAATATACGATCGAACCGCTGCCGGATTTTGTTGCCGACAAGGCCTATATCCGGATGCAGAACAACCGATTGTCCAGAATTGCCCAAGCCCATAAAGACAGGAAGTTAAGGCCGTCACAATGCCAAACGAGAGTTAAATTCCTGCATCTGACGGAGCGGGGGGATGAAGCTGAAGTCTATCTACAGCTGCACAAGCTGCACAATTACGGCCCCCGGCATGTCGAGCAGAAAATAGAACGTGAAAAATTGAATTTGCGGGAACAGAACGGACGCTGGTTAATTACCGCGGTTTCCGTTGATTTATCCGAAAAGAATGAAGCCTCTCGCTGGGTCCCCGAGGCAAAGACCCCGTCGCCGATTCCCTATGTCTTTCCGGAAGCGGCAGGCCGGACGCAGCCCGGTCCGTATCTGAATCAGCAAATCTTATCGTCCGAGCCGCTGCCGCGTCCGGTCAAATATGATCGTTGGAAAGCGCAGCAGTATGCCGAAGCCCATTGGAACCGTCCCAATCCCGCATTTGTAGACATGGAGGTTGACTGCTCCAACTTTGTATCCCAGTGCCTCTATGCAGGAGGCGCCCCCATGAACTATACTGGTAGGAGGGATAACGGCTGGTGGTACAAGGGGCTGCAGCAGCATCAGGAATTATGGAGCTACAGCTGGTCGGTCGCCCAATCTCTGCAGGCCTATCTCAGCTCTAGCAAAGCCGGACTCAGGGCCCAAGCGGTCGAATCCCCGTATCAATTGGCCATCGGCGATGTCATTACATACGACTGGGACGGAGATTCCAGGTACCAGCATTCCGTCATCGTCACCGCCCATGCGCCGGACGGAGCGCCGCTCGTCAATGCCCGCACGACCGACAGCAGGCATCGTTACTGGGAGTACAAGGATTCATACGCGTGGACCGAAAGAACAAAATACAAGTTTTTTCACATATCGGATTACTTTTGA